The Verrucomicrobiia bacterium genome includes a window with the following:
- a CDS encoding Dcm methylase, which translates to MENIFNPNKSPATTVIEGIPSRSKRKKGKPVMSQDIVLSLFDYTGIMVKPWAQAGFLCYCVDIRHPAGEQREGNIVRIGADIRTWLPPQGNVKIVFAFPPCTDVAVSGRAWFRNKGLGKLIEALELFHMTVRLAEWTKAPYMIENPVSTVSTYWRKPDFIFDPCDFGGYLNPPADAYTKRTCLWTGNGFVMPKHKAVVPVEGSRMHRMGQSADRAHHRSITPKGFARAVFEANTDGFLKNLSQLGKIKGAR; encoded by the coding sequence GTGGAGAATATATTCAACCCAAATAAATCACCTGCCACTACGGTTATTGAAGGCATTCCCAGCCGGTCAAAAAGGAAAAAGGGGAAGCCCGTGATGTCACAGGATATTGTTCTCAGTCTTTTCGATTATACGGGGATAATGGTGAAGCCCTGGGCGCAGGCTGGCTTTCTTTGCTATTGCGTCGATATTCGGCATCCGGCCGGCGAACAACGCGAGGGGAATATCGTTCGGATCGGCGCCGACATTCGAACATGGTTGCCTCCGCAAGGAAACGTCAAAATTGTGTTTGCTTTTCCTCCTTGCACCGACGTTGCCGTAAGCGGGCGGGCGTGGTTTCGCAATAAAGGATTGGGGAAGCTCATCGAAGCTTTGGAATTATTTCACATGACAGTTCGTCTTGCGGAATGGACCAAAGCGCCCTACATGATTGAAAATCCCGTAAGCACAGTGTCGACGTATTGGCGTAAACCTGATTTCATTTTTGATCCTTGTGATTTCGGGGGATATTTGAATCCGCCGGCTGACGCATATACCAAGAGAACCTGTCTTTGGACAGGCAACGGATTTGTAATGCCAAAACACAAGGCCGTTGTGCCGGTGGAAGGGAGTAGAATGCATCGAATGGGGCAGTCAGCTGATCGCGCTCATCATCGGTCGATCACTCCTAAAGGTTTTGCCAGGGCCGTTTTTGAGGCAAATACTGACGGTTTTCTTAAAAACCTATCGCAACTGGGAAAGATTAAGGGCGCACGCTGA
- a CDS encoding alpha-L-fucosidase has product MSKIRFILLVCFCFSLCKGETVKETNATDKRLASHEHRMEWWREAKFGMFIHWGLYSVPAGTYDGRKVPAGEWIMNVAKIPVDTYAQYASQFNPTNFDADAWVKLAKDAGMKYIVFTAKHHDGFAMFHSKVDGFNIYDATPFHRDPVKELSAACEKFGIKFGVDYSQAQDWHHPGGAIIQKGGVTNVWDSKQSGDFDDYLKNVSVPQVEELLSDYGPIAILWMDTPVGMTRERAALFEPLFQAHTNLIINDRVGGHFKGDFKTPEQRLPGYKINESEDFETCMTINGTWGYESYDTNFKSAKELERNLISIVSRGGNYLLNVGPDANGNIPMPEGIRLKAIGQWLQVNGEAIYGTTSSPFKRDLAWGRCTQRGNKLYLIVFDWPIDHNLIVPIKNKKADAWLMADDKKQLLSVNEETRVVIQLPEAPQDPVANVIVMDLHEPIALSEQAEPRKFSQTDK; this is encoded by the coding sequence ATGAGTAAAATCCGATTTATTCTGTTGGTTTGCTTCTGCTTTAGCCTTTGCAAAGGCGAAACTGTAAAGGAAACTAACGCGACAGACAAACGATTGGCATCGCATGAGCACCGCATGGAATGGTGGCGCGAAGCAAAATTTGGAATGTTCATCCATTGGGGTCTCTATTCGGTTCCGGCTGGAACATACGACGGAAGAAAAGTGCCAGCTGGGGAATGGATCATGAACGTCGCGAAAATTCCAGTGGATACTTATGCCCAATATGCAAGCCAATTCAACCCGACGAACTTTGATGCCGACGCATGGGTGAAGCTGGCCAAAGATGCAGGAATGAAATACATCGTTTTCACAGCGAAGCATCACGACGGATTTGCGATGTTTCACTCGAAGGTGGATGGTTTTAATATTTACGATGCAACACCGTTTCACCGGGACCCAGTAAAGGAGCTTTCAGCGGCCTGCGAAAAATTCGGAATTAAATTTGGCGTCGATTATTCTCAAGCCCAAGACTGGCATCATCCGGGTGGCGCAATCATCCAGAAGGGCGGCGTAACAAACGTATGGGATTCAAAGCAATCTGGGGACTTCGATGATTATCTAAAAAATGTTTCAGTTCCACAAGTTGAAGAGCTTCTATCAGACTACGGCCCGATTGCTATACTCTGGATGGATACTCCGGTCGGAATGACGCGAGAGCGAGCCGCCCTATTCGAGCCGCTATTTCAAGCGCACACCAATCTCATTATTAACGACAGAGTCGGAGGACATTTTAAGGGAGACTTCAAAACTCCCGAACAGCGTTTGCCAGGCTACAAAATAAATGAATCGGAAGATTTCGAGACTTGCATGACGATAAACGGCACTTGGGGATATGAATCTTATGACACGAATTTTAAATCGGCCAAAGAACTGGAACGCAATTTGATAAGTATTGTAAGCCGCGGAGGAAATTACCTGCTCAATGTCGGACCTGATGCCAACGGCAATATTCCGATGCCAGAGGGAATTCGTCTAAAAGCTATAGGTCAATGGTTGCAGGTAAATGGTGAAGCGATCTATGGGACGACTTCAAGTCCTTTTAAAAGAGATCTGGCCTGGGGGCGTTGCACGCAAAGAGGAAACAAGCTCTATTTGATCGTGTTCGACTGGCCGATAGATCATAACCTAATCGTGCCTATAAAAAATAAAAAGGCCGATGCTTGGCTAATGGCTGATGATAAAAAGCAATTACTAAGCGTCAACGAAGAAACCCGAGTGGTTATCCAATTGCCAGAAGCACCGCAAGATCCGGTGGCCAATGTCATTGTCATGGATTTGCACGAGCCAATAGCACTATCCGAACAAGCTGAGCCGCGAAAATTTAGTCAAACTGATAAATAG